From a single Aestuariibius sp. HNIBRBA575 genomic region:
- a CDS encoding HD domain-containing protein yields the protein MAQSAEALQAALRDVLARHGADSDAAHDVAHADRVWLNAKHIAAGENFDDLPALMAAAYLHDLVTLPKDHPDRARASQMSASAAQPILLDQGFDPEKIAAIQHAIAAHSFSANIPCDTPLARILQDADRIESLGAIGLARCFAVSGGLNRPLFDGPDPFATQRPLDDRQFAVDHFKAKLLRLPDTMQTKTGRDLAQKRAKVLRVFLQNLAVELGHDAPDW from the coding sequence GTGGCCCAATCGGCTGAAGCATTGCAAGCAGCGCTGCGAGATGTTTTGGCGCGTCATGGCGCGGACAGTGACGCTGCACATGACGTGGCCCATGCGGATCGCGTGTGGTTGAACGCAAAACACATCGCCGCTGGCGAAAACTTTGACGATCTACCCGCCTTGATGGCCGCCGCCTATCTGCATGATCTGGTGACATTGCCCAAGGATCATCCGGACCGCGCTCGTGCGTCCCAGATGTCTGCATCGGCGGCGCAACCGATCCTATTGGATCAAGGCTTTGATCCTGAGAAGATCGCAGCGATCCAACACGCCATCGCCGCCCACAGCTTTTCCGCCAATATCCCTTGTGACACGCCGCTGGCCCGTATTTTACAAGACGCGGATCGCATCGAATCCCTTGGCGCGATTGGATTGGCGCGATGTTTTGCAGTGTCCGGCGGGCTGAACAGGCCGCTATTTGACGGGCCGGACCCGTTTGCCACCCAACGTCCGCTGGATGATCGCCAATTCGCCGTGGATCATTTTAAGGCGAAACTGCTGCGCCTGCCGGACACTATGCAGACCAAAACGGGGCGCGACTTGGCCCAGAAACGCGCCAAAGTTCTGCGCGTGTTTTTGCAGAATCTGGCGGTTGAGCTGGGGCATGACGCCCCAGATTGGTGA
- a CDS encoding thioredoxin family protein, whose translation MKRRDFIALSAALAVTPAILRAAPLNYTPGLVQQHLADGDVVFLDFKADWCTTCRAQERVIQSLKAADPSYDAAITFINVDWDQYGDSELSRDLNIPRRSTLVALKGDQELGRIVAGTSQAQIQELMDIARAAAG comes from the coding sequence ATGAAACGTCGTGACTTTATTGCGCTGAGCGCTGCATTGGCCGTCACCCCGGCCATTTTGCGGGCCGCACCGCTGAATTACACACCCGGTTTGGTGCAACAGCATCTGGCCGATGGGGATGTGGTGTTTTTGGACTTTAAGGCGGATTGGTGCACAACCTGTCGTGCGCAGGAACGTGTTATTCAAAGCCTGAAAGCCGCTGATCCCAGCTATGACGCGGCAATCACGTTTATCAATGTGGATTGGGACCAATACGGCGATTCCGAATTGTCGCGTGATCTGAATATTCCACGTCGCTCAACTTTGGTTGCGCTAAAGGGGGATCAGGAACTAGGGCGGATCGTCGCCGGAACAAGTCAGGCGCAGATTCAGGAATTGATGGACATCGCCCGCGCTGCGGCTGGTTGA
- a CDS encoding cytochrome c biogenesis CcdA family protein, which produces MDLVFGYLAGLLTLINPCVLPVLPIVLASALQASRWGPLALAAGMSVSFVAFGMAVAVFGRQIGLSQDTLVQAGAVAMILFGLVMLVPRLSERFAFATSGVSGRADQGMDQIDRSGLPGQALGGALLGAVWVPCVGPTLGGAIGLAFMGESLLWAALIMLSFALGISTIIVVLGYGAQSAIRARRDTLRALAVRSRPIMALIFIFVGLVLLFHLHQYAEIWLLDHMPVWLQDLSVRF; this is translated from the coding sequence ATGGATTTGGTGTTTGGATATCTGGCGGGTCTGTTGACCCTGATTAACCCCTGCGTGTTGCCGGTGCTGCCGATTGTTTTGGCCAGCGCGTTACAGGCCAGCCGCTGGGGGCCTTTGGCTTTGGCGGCGGGCATGTCGGTGTCGTTTGTGGCGTTTGGCATGGCCGTGGCGGTGTTTGGTCGCCAAATCGGCCTGTCCCAAGACACGTTGGTTCAGGCTGGGGCCGTGGCGATGATCCTGTTCGGTCTGGTGATGCTGGTGCCGCGCCTGTCAGAACGGTTTGCCTTTGCGACATCGGGCGTATCGGGTCGGGCGGATCAGGGCATGGATCAAATTGATCGCAGCGGCTTACCTGGCCAAGCCCTGGGCGGAGCGTTGTTGGGCGCCGTTTGGGTACCGTGCGTCGGCCCCACATTGGGCGGCGCAATCGGGCTTGCCTTTATGGGGGAAAGCTTGCTTTGGGCGGCGCTGATCATGCTGAGCTTTGCGTTGGGGATTTCCACGATCATCGTTGTGCTGGGCTATGGCGCGCAATCCGCGATCCGCGCGCGACGTGATACATTGCGCGCCTTGGCGGTTAGGTCCCGGCCCATCATGGCGCTGATTTTCATCTTTGTGGGGCTGGTTTTGCTGTTCCACCTTCATCAGTATGCCGAAATCTGGCTGCTGGATCATATGCCGGTTTGGCTTCAGGACCTGTCGGTCCGGTTTTAA
- a CDS encoding DMT family transporter, whose amino-acid sequence MDFKSVFMGLSFGLIWASAFTSARIIVAYAPPLTALSIRFFLAGIIGVLIAKAMGQSWNLTRGQWRSVVIFGFCQNGIYLGLNFVAMQSIEASLAAIIASTMPLLVAMAGWVVFKETIKPMGIVGLVAGMVGVALIMGARMNGGADLMGVILCVIAVISLSVATLSVRSGGAGGNVLMVVGLQMFVGAFVLAIPAALFEDFDVVWSWQLIASFTYTVLAPGLLATFIWFLLVGRIGTVRASVYHFATPFFGVLIASMLLGERLGIWDVVGVIIIAGGILAVQLSKQSPTRM is encoded by the coding sequence ATGGATTTCAAATCGGTATTCATGGGCCTGAGCTTTGGCTTGATCTGGGCGTCTGCCTTTACGTCGGCGCGGATCATTGTCGCCTATGCACCGCCCCTGACAGCCCTGTCGATCCGGTTCTTTTTGGCGGGGATCATTGGCGTGCTGATCGCCAAGGCCATGGGCCAAAGCTGGAACCTGACGCGCGGGCAATGGCGGTCTGTGGTGATATTCGGGTTCTGCCAAAACGGGATTTATCTGGGCCTGAATTTCGTCGCAATGCAAAGCATCGAAGCGTCCCTGGCCGCGATCATTGCCTCGACCATGCCGCTCTTGGTCGCCATGGCTGGCTGGGTCGTGTTCAAAGAAACGATCAAGCCGATGGGCATCGTGGGTCTGGTCGCTGGCATGGTTGGGGTCGCGCTGATCATGGGCGCCCGCATGAATGGCGGCGCTGACCTGATGGGGGTGATCCTATGTGTGATCGCAGTGATTTCGCTGTCGGTTGCGACTCTGTCGGTGCGATCCGGTGGGGCCGGAGGCAATGTGTTGATGGTGGTTGGGCTACAAATGTTTGTCGGGGCGTTTGTGCTGGCAATTCCAGCCGCCTTGTTCGAAGATTTTGACGTGGTTTGGTCATGGCAATTGATCGCTTCCTTTACCTACACGGTGCTGGCGCCGGGATTGTTGGCGACATTTATCTGGTTTCTGTTGGTGGGCCGGATCGGGACGGTGCGGGCATCGGTCTATCATTTTGCCACGCCATTTTTCGGCGTGCTGATTGCATCGATGCTGCTGGGCGAACGGCTGGGTATATGGGACGTGGTCGGCGTGATCATCATCGCGGGCGGCATTTTGGCGGTGCAATTGTCGAAACAAAGTCCCACGCGGATGTGA
- a CDS encoding HU family DNA-binding protein produces the protein MAKPMTKTQLVAALAEDLGSDKKAAAAALDAVTNLITREVSAGGAVTLPGVGKIYCRERPERMVRNPATGEQIKKDADKVVKMTIAKALKDSVNG, from the coding sequence ATGGCAAAACCCATGACAAAAACACAGTTGGTTGCCGCTCTGGCCGAAGATCTGGGCAGCGACAAAAAAGCCGCAGCCGCAGCGCTAGACGCAGTCACAAATCTGATCACCCGCGAAGTTTCCGCAGGTGGTGCAGTGACCCTGCCAGGCGTTGGCAAAATCTATTGCCGCGAACGCCCAGAGCGCATGGTGCGTAACCCTGCCACTGGCGAACAGATCAAAAAAGACGCAGACAAAGTGGTCAAAATGACCATTGCGAAAGCTCTGAAAGACAGCGTGAACGGCTAA
- a CDS encoding AMP nucleosidase codes for MNTETAPAIHSPEFGEHEAFNDPAKAVARLIELYDAATKFLCEKFSDALSNGNPGVRYRAFYPEIRLTTTSFAHVDNRLSFGHVSQPGAYSTTITRPDLFAHYLEQQIGLLIESHQMPVYIGASLTPMPVHFAVANDTNLSVPQDGAASFTLRDVFDVPDLTTTHDDIVNGLEFTYEDGSHPLAPFTAQRVDYSLARLAHYTATAADHFQNHVLFTNYQFYVEEFEAYAREQLDDPNSGYTSFVGTGNVEITQADQDLPVPSKLPQMPTYHLKRADGGGITLVNIGVGPSNAKTATDHIAVLRPHAWVMVGHCAGLRNTQQLGDFVLAHAYLREDKVLDDDLPVWVPVPALAEIQIALENAVENVTELHGYELKRLMRTGTVASVDNRNWELREQSGPVQRLSQSRAVALDMESATIAANGFRFRVPYGTLLCVSDKPLHGELKLPGMASDFYKTQVARHLLIGIRAMENLREMPLERIHSRKLRSFEETAFL; via the coding sequence ATGAATACTGAAACTGCCCCAGCGATCCACAGCCCTGAATTTGGCGAACACGAAGCGTTTAACGACCCGGCCAAGGCGGTTGCGCGGCTCATTGAGCTATACGATGCGGCGACAAAGTTCCTGTGTGAAAAGTTTTCTGATGCGCTGAGCAATGGCAATCCGGGTGTGCGGTATCGGGCTTTTTACCCTGAAATTCGCCTGACCACGACCAGCTTTGCCCATGTGGATAATCGGCTGTCCTTTGGGCATGTGTCCCAACCGGGTGCCTATTCCACCACGATCACCCGCCCCGATTTGTTTGCCCATTATCTGGAACAGCAAATCGGCCTGCTGATCGAAAGCCACCAGATGCCGGTCTATATCGGCGCGTCCCTGACCCCGATGCCGGTGCATTTTGCCGTGGCCAATGACACTAACTTGTCGGTGCCACAGGACGGGGCCGCGTCGTTCACCCTGCGTGATGTGTTTGACGTGCCTGACCTGACCACCACCCATGATGACATCGTCAACGGCTTGGAATTCACCTACGAAGACGGGTCCCACCCTTTGGCGCCGTTCACCGCACAGCGCGTGGATTATTCACTGGCGCGGTTGGCCCATTACACCGCCACGGCGGCGGATCATTTCCAAAACCATGTGCTGTTTACCAACTATCAATTCTACGTCGAAGAATTCGAAGCCTATGCGCGTGAGCAATTGGATGATCCAAACAGCGGCTATACCAGTTTTGTGGGCACCGGGAATGTTGAGATCACCCAAGCGGATCAGGACCTGCCCGTGCCGTCAAAACTGCCACAAATGCCGACCTATCATTTGAAACGCGCCGATGGCGGCGGGATCACGTTGGTCAATATTGGCGTGGGGCCTTCGAATGCTAAAACCGCAACAGATCACATCGCGGTTTTGCGCCCGCATGCTTGGGTCATGGTTGGACATTGTGCCGGGCTGCGTAACACGCAACAGCTGGGTGATTTTGTGCTGGCCCACGCCTATCTGCGCGAAGACAAAGTGCTGGATGATGACCTGCCGGTTTGGGTGCCTGTGCCCGCCTTGGCAGAAATTCAGATCGCTCTGGAAAATGCGGTGGAAAATGTCACCGAACTGCACGGCTATGAATTGAAACGTTTGATGCGGACCGGGACGGTGGCATCGGTGGACAATCGGAACTGGGAATTGCGCGAACAAAGCGGCCCGGTTCAGCGGCTCAGCCAATCACGTGCCGTTGCGCTGGATATGGAAAGCGCGACCATCGCAGCAAACGGGTTTCGGTTCCGTGTCCCATACGGCACCTTACTTTGCGTCAGCGATAAACCGCTGCATGGCGAACTGAAATTACCCGGTATGGCCTCAGATTTCTATAAGACCCAGGTTGCACGGCATTTGCTGATCGGGATAAGAGCTATGGAAAATCTTCGCGAAATGCCGTTGGAGCGTATCCACAGCCGGAAACTGCGAAGTTTTGAGGAAACTGCCTTTCTTTGA
- the ade gene encoding adenine deaminase: protein MEHTLKSWAQVAPRLVAVAAGRDAADLVIRGGKVVNVQSREVLDGWQVAIADGRFAYVGPNADHCVGANTEVIEADGQYLIPGLCDGHMHIESGMLTPAEFAAAVIPHGTTTMFTDPHEIANVLGLDGVRMMHDEALMQPVNIYTQMPSCAPSAPGLETTGFEISADDVAQAMAWPGIIGLGEMMNFPGVINGDPQMLAEMAATMNAGKTVGGHYASPDRGPAFHAYAAGGAADDHEGTRESDAIDRVRQGMRSMLRLGSAWYDVESQITAVTEKGLDPRNFILCTDDCHSATLVNDGHMNRVVRHAIECGLDPIVALQMATVNTATHFGLERELGSIAPGRRADVILTSDLKTLPINVVYGRGRKIAENGQITVTCPHYDWPDMARQTVRLGKTLTDTDFEIKAPNGANAVTAKVIGVVENQAPTKALTAELPVENTIVEGQGDTCQIALVERHRATGGVTNGFVSGFGYQGRMAMASTVAHDSHHMIVVGTDREMMALASNRLGEVGGGITIWKDGVEIALVELPIAGLMSDSPAQQVAAKADQMVAAMAQCGCTLNNAYMQHSLLALVVIPELRISDLGLVDVTKFELTDLFEGEE from the coding sequence ATGGAACATACCCTAAAATCTTGGGCACAGGTTGCCCCCCGTTTGGTCGCCGTCGCAGCGGGTCGCGATGCGGCGGATCTGGTGATCCGCGGCGGCAAAGTTGTGAACGTACAAAGCCGCGAAGTGCTGGACGGTTGGCAGGTGGCCATCGCCGATGGTCGATTTGCCTATGTGGGCCCCAATGCGGATCATTGTGTCGGCGCAAACACCGAGGTGATTGAGGCTGACGGTCAATACCTGATCCCCGGCCTGTGTGATGGGCATATGCATATCGAAAGCGGCATGCTGACCCCGGCGGAATTTGCCGCCGCTGTGATCCCGCATGGCACAACCACGATGTTCACCGACCCCCATGAAATCGCCAACGTTCTGGGGTTGGATGGCGTGCGGATGATGCATGACGAAGCCTTGATGCAGCCGGTGAATATTTACACCCAAATGCCATCCTGTGCGCCCTCTGCGCCGGGATTGGAAACCACCGGGTTTGAAATTTCCGCTGATGATGTGGCGCAGGCTATGGCGTGGCCGGGCATCATTGGGCTGGGCGAAATGATGAACTTTCCCGGTGTGATCAATGGCGATCCACAGATGCTGGCAGAAATGGCCGCAACCATGAATGCAGGCAAAACCGTGGGCGGGCATTACGCATCGCCGGATCGTGGGCCGGCGTTTCATGCCTATGCGGCGGGTGGTGCTGCGGATGATCACGAAGGCACCCGCGAAAGCGACGCCATTGACCGTGTCCGTCAGGGGATGCGATCGATGCTGCGGCTTGGATCGGCATGGTATGACGTCGAAAGCCAGATCACCGCGGTGACCGAAAAGGGATTGGATCCCCGCAATTTCATTCTGTGTACGGATGATTGCCATTCCGCGACGTTGGTCAATGACGGGCATATGAACCGGGTTGTGCGTCACGCGATTGAATGCGGGCTGGACCCGATTGTGGCGCTGCAAATGGCGACGGTGAACACGGCCACCCATTTCGGTCTGGAACGTGAATTGGGGTCAATCGCGCCGGGGCGTCGTGCCGATGTTATTTTGACGTCTGATCTGAAAACACTGCCCATTAATGTGGTATATGGACGAGGTCGCAAAATCGCTGAGAATGGCCAGATCACGGTTACCTGCCCCCATTACGATTGGCCAGACATGGCGCGTCAGACCGTTCGGCTGGGCAAAACCCTGACTGACACCGACTTTGAAATCAAAGCGCCCAATGGGGCCAATGCTGTCACTGCCAAAGTGATCGGCGTGGTCGAAAACCAAGCCCCCACCAAAGCGCTGACCGCAGAATTGCCGGTGGAGAACACCATCGTCGAAGGGCAGGGGGATACCTGCCAGATCGCGCTCGTGGAACGACACCGTGCAACTGGTGGCGTGACAAACGGATTTGTCAGCGGCTTTGGCTATCAGGGTCGTATGGCCATGGCCAGCACGGTCGCCCATGACAGCCACCATATGATTGTGGTGGGCACGGATCGCGAAATGATGGCGCTGGCGTCCAATCGTCTGGGCGAAGTTGGCGGCGGTATTACCATCTGGAAAGACGGCGTTGAGATTGCGCTGGTGGAATTGCCCATTGCCGGGTTGATGTCCGACAGCCCTGCCCAACAGGTCGCTGCCAAGGCCGATCAGATGGTCGCCGCGATGGCGCAATGCGGATGTACGCTGAACAACGCTTATATGCAGCATTCTTTGTTGGCATTGGTGGTGATCCCCGAATTGCGCATATCCGATTTAGGACTGGTCGACGTGACCAAATTTGAACTGACCGATTTGTTTGAAGGTGAAGAATGA
- a CDS encoding YciI family protein, which translates to MPNFIFAYHGGSTPSDPADVEKVMGEWNAWYGSMGDAVQHGGGPAGKSNTVSAAGVAEDGGANPLSGFTIVSAPDHAAACDMAKGCPMVKDGSGSVEVCEVIEM; encoded by the coding sequence ATGCCAAATTTCATCTTTGCATATCACGGGGGCAGCACCCCTTCGGACCCGGCTGACGTGGAAAAAGTCATGGGCGAATGGAACGCATGGTACGGATCCATGGGCGACGCTGTTCAGCATGGCGGCGGACCTGCGGGTAAATCCAACACGGTCAGCGCCGCCGGTGTGGCAGAGGATGGCGGGGCCAACCCATTGTCTGGTTTCACCATCGTGTCCGCCCCGGATCACGCCGCCGCTTGTGACATGGCCAAAGGTTGCCCCATGGTCAAAGACGGGTCCGGCAGCGTGGAAGTCTGCGAAGTCATAGAAATGTAA
- a CDS encoding SRPBCC domain-containing protein: MPNLTMSRVFKADVETVFAYVSKTEHLMDWWGPESMTITQHDLSFEQTGPWMSVMTNAEGQNYKVSGHVTHVDAPNSIGFTWAWHDETDRRGVESHVTIKLVPALNGGTKFELNHVDLPDQEAAHNHNQGWTSTLRKLERLAGVVDA, from the coding sequence ATGCCCAATCTCACAATGAGCCGTGTGTTCAAGGCGGATGTGGAAACCGTATTTGCCTATGTGTCGAAAACCGAACATTTGATGGATTGGTGGGGACCTGAATCCATGACCATCACCCAGCATGACCTGTCGTTTGAACAGACGGGTCCTTGGATGTCGGTGATGACCAATGCCGAGGGGCAGAATTACAAAGTATCCGGTCATGTGACCCATGTGGATGCGCCAAATTCCATCGGGTTTACATGGGCATGGCATGACGAAACCGATCGACGAGGGGTCGAAAGCCACGTGACGATCAAACTGGTGCCCGCGCTAAACGGCGGCACCAAGTTTGAGCTAAACCACGTGGATCTGCCCGACCAAGAGGCGGCGCATAATCACAATCAGGGTTGGACATCGACCCTGCGCAAACTGGAACGTCTGGCCGGTGTGGTCGACGCATAA
- a CDS encoding ArsR/SmtB family transcription factor, with amino-acid sequence MTQLSDTFAALGDATRLSIVDRLLQQGELSAGDLQDVADMSAPAISRHLKVLRNAGIIQQRVDGQRRMYSVEPTRVRAIHQWTMDHQTFWAGSLDRLAAALD; translated from the coding sequence ATGACCCAATTGTCCGATACATTTGCCGCCCTTGGGGATGCCACACGTCTGTCGATTGTGGATCGTTTGTTGCAGCAGGGCGAACTCAGCGCTGGTGATCTGCAAGACGTGGCTGACATGTCCGCGCCCGCAATTTCCCGCCACCTAAAGGTGCTGCGCAATGCCGGGATCATCCAACAGCGCGTGGATGGGCAGCGGCGCATGTATTCCGTCGAACCAACCCGCGTGCGCGCCATCCACCAATGGACCATGGATCATCAGACATTCTGGGCCGGGTCACTGGATCGTTTGGCAGCGGCACTGGATTAG
- a CDS encoding class II aldolase and adducin N-terminal domain-containing protein has translation MNEHTNIQHLQDRIDLAAAFRWTARLNLHEGVANHFSLAVNDDGTQFLMNPNQMHFSRIKASDMLTLDANDPTSLTGPNAPDPTAWGLHSGIHRHCSHARCAMHVHSIFATVLASLQDSRLPPIDQNCATFFNRYVIDDAYGGLAFEEEGERCAALLSDPKKKVMIMGNHGIMIIGATVAETFNRLYYFERAAETYIRAVQTGMPLRVLSDEIAEKTAQELEQYPDQDTRHLTELKAILDSEGSDYAS, from the coding sequence ATGAACGAGCACACTAATATCCAACACCTGCAAGATCGCATTGATCTGGCTGCTGCGTTCCGCTGGACCGCCCGTTTGAACCTGCACGAAGGCGTGGCAAATCATTTTAGCCTCGCGGTGAATGACGATGGCACGCAATTCCTGATGAACCCAAATCAGATGCATTTCAGCCGGATCAAGGCCAGTGACATGCTGACGCTGGATGCCAATGACCCGACATCGCTGACAGGGCCAAACGCGCCTGATCCGACCGCTTGGGGGCTGCATAGTGGTATTCACCGCCACTGCTCGCATGCGCGGTGCGCGATGCATGTGCATTCGATCTTTGCCACGGTTCTGGCGTCGTTACAGGACAGCCGCCTGCCCCCGATTGACCAGAACTGCGCGACGTTTTTCAACCGCTATGTCATCGACGACGCCTATGGCGGTTTGGCCTTCGAAGAAGAAGGCGAACGTTGCGCTGCCCTGTTAAGTGACCCCAAGAAAAAGGTCATGATCATGGGCAATCACGGCATCATGATCATCGGCGCCACCGTCGCAGAAACATTCAATCGGCTGTATTATTTCGAACGCGCGGCGGAAACCTATATTCGCGCGGTACAGACAGGCATGCCATTGCGGGTTCTGTCGGACGAAATCGCCGAAAAAACCGCACAAGAGCTGGAACAATACCCCGACCAAGACACCCGTCATCTGACCGAGTTAAAGGCGATTTTGGACAGCGAAGGGTCCGATTACGCGTCGTGA
- a CDS encoding SDR family oxidoreductase, producing MSDILLSFGHGYSARAIADLVIPHGWHVIGTTRNPDNIDAILDQGASPVQWPGADLTSILDVATHLLISAAPGPDGDPVLNDLREEIAARRDRFEWVGYLSTTGVYGDHQGSWVDENTPLTPSTKRGEMRVKAEADWAALDLPLHIFRLAGIYGPGRGPFAKVRNGTARCIVKPDQVFSRIHVDDIAQTVAASMLNPNPGAIYNLCDDDPAPPQDVIAYAAELLGQTPPPSEDFATADMTPMARSFYAENKKVRNTRIKEELGIELRYPDYKSGLTALLNAENDA from the coding sequence ATGAGCGATATTCTACTTTCTTTTGGGCATGGCTATAGCGCCCGTGCGATTGCCGATCTGGTGATCCCACATGGCTGGCACGTCATTGGAACCACCCGCAATCCTGACAATATCGACGCGATTCTGGATCAGGGGGCATCACCGGTCCAATGGCCGGGTGCGGATCTGACATCGATCCTGGATGTGGCAACACATTTGCTGATATCAGCCGCGCCGGGGCCGGATGGTGACCCGGTTTTGAACGATTTGCGCGAAGAAATCGCCGCGCGACGGGATCGATTTGAATGGGTTGGCTACCTGTCTACAACGGGGGTTTATGGCGATCACCAAGGCAGCTGGGTCGACGAAAACACGCCCCTGACCCCATCGACCAAACGTGGCGAAATGCGCGTCAAAGCCGAAGCGGATTGGGCCGCGCTGGACCTGCCGCTACATATTTTTCGACTGGCTGGGATTTATGGTCCGGGCCGGGGTCCCTTTGCCAAGGTGCGCAATGGCACGGCCCGCTGCATCGTCAAACCGGACCAAGTGTTCAGCCGCATTCACGTCGATGACATCGCCCAAACCGTCGCTGCATCCATGCTGAACCCCAATCCCGGCGCGATCTATAATCTGTGTGACGACGACCCGGCCCCGCCGCAGGATGTCATCGCTTATGCGGCCGAATTGTTGGGGCAAACCCCACCCCCGTCCGAGGATTTCGCCACCGCAGACATGACACCCATGGCGCGGTCATTTTATGCGGAAAACAAAAAGGTGCGAAATACCCGCATCAAAGAAGAGCTGGGCATTGAGCTGCGCTATCCGGATTATAAATCTGGGCTTACCGCATTGCTCAACGCGGAAAACGACGCCTGA